From Mastacembelus armatus chromosome 13, fMasArm1.2, whole genome shotgun sequence, one genomic window encodes:
- the kcne4 gene encoding potassium voltage-gated channel subfamily E member 4 → MEHLENSTASPRRFFLLSHSGADRSDGNAYLYILIVMSFYGVFLCGIMLGYFRSKRREKRRVNIFTRLVHEEEQREWGALPKKHSLTFPAAVSGLRSVHAALPFCGTHADHLGHLYREGALPSPLACALCTEQSSISSLCSSADTRFTIEEESDSGTAEGPEDHLKGGSGDDSG, encoded by the coding sequence ATGGAGCACCTGGAAAACTCCACAGCATCGCCCAGACGCTTCTTCCTGCTCAGCCACAGCGGCGCGGACAGAAGCGACGGGAACGCGTACCTGTACATACTAATAGTCATGTCTTTCTACGGAGTCTTCCTCTGCGGCATCATGCTGGGGTACTTCCGCTCCAAGCgcagggagaagaggagggtcAACATCTTCACGCGCCTCGTGCACGAGGAGGAGCAGCGGGAGTGGGGCGCGCTGCCCAAGAAGCACAGCCTTACCTTCCCCGCCGCCGTGTCGGGACTGCGCTCCGTGCACGCGGCCCTGCCTTTCTGCGGCACGCACGCTGACCATTTGGGACACCTCTACCGCGAGGGCGCGCTTCCCTCCCCGCTGGCGTGCGCGCTGTGCACGGAGCAAAGCAGCATCAGCTCTCTGTGTTCCTCCGCTGACACGCGCTTCACCATAGAGGAGGAGTCGGACAGCGGCACGGCGGAGGGACCGGAGGACCACCTGAAGGGGGGCTCCGGGGACGACTCGGGCTGA